The proteins below come from a single Edaphobacter acidisoli genomic window:
- the gmd gene encoding GDP-mannose 4,6-dehydratase produces MKKALITGVTGQDGAYLAEFLLAKGYEVHGIKRRASLFNTARIDHIYEDPHNPSPHFILHYGDLTDSSSLIHIVQKVQPDEIYNLGAQSHVQVSFEQPEYTADADALGPLRLLEAIRILGLEKKTRFYQASTSELYGLVRETPQRETTPFYPRSPYAVAKLYAYWICVNYREAYGIYACNGILFNHESPLRGETFVTRKITRGLARIKAGLQQQLFMGNLSAKRDWGHARDYVEMQWLMLQQDKPQDYVIATGEQHSVREFIDRCAKLLDLELRWQGSGVDEKAVDKHGKTVVAVDPRYFRPTEVETLLGDPGKAERELGWKPRTSFDEMVREMIDADYKAAQRDALALAHGFDAYNVRES; encoded by the coding sequence TTGAAGAAGGCCCTGATTACAGGAGTGACCGGCCAGGACGGCGCGTATCTTGCCGAGTTTCTCCTTGCCAAAGGTTATGAAGTGCACGGCATCAAGCGCCGTGCTTCACTCTTCAACACAGCGCGCATCGATCATATTTATGAAGATCCGCACAATCCTTCGCCGCACTTCATTCTGCATTATGGCGATCTGACCGACTCGTCATCGCTGATCCATATTGTTCAGAAGGTGCAGCCGGACGAGATTTATAACCTGGGTGCGCAGTCGCACGTGCAGGTGTCGTTTGAGCAGCCGGAGTACACCGCTGACGCTGACGCCCTGGGGCCGTTGCGACTGCTGGAAGCGATTCGCATTCTGGGGCTCGAGAAGAAGACGCGCTTCTACCAGGCGAGCACGAGCGAACTCTATGGGCTGGTGCGAGAGACTCCGCAGCGGGAGACGACGCCGTTTTATCCGCGCAGCCCTTATGCTGTCGCCAAGCTCTACGCCTATTGGATATGCGTGAACTATCGTGAGGCGTACGGGATTTATGCGTGCAACGGTATTTTGTTCAACCACGAATCGCCGTTGCGCGGTGAGACTTTTGTCACGCGGAAGATTACGCGTGGACTGGCGCGCATCAAAGCAGGTTTGCAGCAGCAGCTTTTCATGGGGAACCTGTCGGCTAAGCGTGACTGGGGACATGCGCGTGATTACGTGGAGATGCAGTGGCTGATGCTCCAGCAGGACAAGCCGCAGGACTATGTCATCGCCACCGGAGAGCAGCATTCGGTGCGCGAGTTTATCGATCGTTGCGCGAAGCTGCTGGATCTGGAATTGCGCTGGCAGGGAAGCGGCGTCGATGAAAAGGCCGTGGACAAGCACGGAAAGACGGTGGTTGCGGTAGACCCGCGCTACTTCAGGCCCACGGAGGTCGAGACGCTGCTGGGCGATCCGGGCAAAGCGGAGCGGGAGCTTGGCTGGAAGCCGCGTACCTCGTTCGATGAGATGGTCCGCGAGATGATTGATGCAGATTACAAGGCTGCGCAGCGCGATGCCCTGGCACTTGCTCACGGCTTCGACGCCTATAACGTTCGAGAGAGCTAG
- a CDS encoding GDP-L-fucose synthase family protein, with product MMKRDSRIFIAGHRGLVGSAILRELTRQGYSNLLTRTRQKLDLLDGGAVSRFFSEEKPEYVVMAAAKVGGILANNTYPADFIRDNLVLQSNIIEACRANQVDRLLFLGSSCIYPKLAPQPISESALLTGLLEPTNRPYALAKIAGIEMCWSYNRQYGTKYLAAMPTNLYGPNDNFDLNTSHVLPALMRKTAEAIRAGAKTVTVWGTGTPRRELLYSEDLAQACVFLLNLDDARYEALLTDDAPPLINIGTGEDVTIRELAETVARVLGFDGELVFDHSKPDGTPRKLLDVSRLHELGWRHTTGLEQGIRLTWDSVKDKLTD from the coding sequence ATGATGAAACGTGACTCCCGCATTTTTATTGCTGGTCATCGCGGCCTTGTAGGCTCGGCTATTTTGCGCGAACTTACGCGGCAGGGCTATTCCAATCTGCTGACCCGGACGCGCCAGAAACTCGACCTGCTCGATGGCGGCGCAGTCAGCCGTTTTTTTTCCGAAGAAAAGCCGGAGTATGTGGTGATGGCCGCAGCGAAGGTGGGTGGCATTCTTGCTAACAATACCTACCCGGCCGATTTTATCCGCGATAATCTGGTGCTCCAGAGCAATATCATCGAAGCCTGCCGCGCGAATCAGGTGGATCGGCTCTTGTTTCTGGGGTCGAGTTGTATCTATCCGAAGCTCGCGCCTCAACCGATCTCTGAGTCAGCTTTGCTGACGGGGCTGCTTGAGCCGACGAATCGTCCTTACGCGCTTGCCAAGATTGCGGGTATCGAGATGTGCTGGAGCTACAACCGGCAGTATGGGACGAAGTATCTTGCTGCGATGCCAACAAATCTTTACGGGCCGAACGACAACTTCGACCTCAACACCTCGCATGTGCTGCCTGCGCTCATGCGCAAGACGGCAGAGGCGATTCGCGCGGGCGCGAAGACCGTGACAGTCTGGGGAACGGGCACACCGCGAAGAGAACTGCTCTATTCGGAAGACCTGGCGCAGGCTTGTGTCTTTTTGTTGAACCTGGATGATGCGCGCTATGAAGCTTTACTGACAGATGATGCTCCGCCGCTCATTAATATCGGCACGGGCGAAGATGTCACGATCCGTGAACTGGCGGAGACGGTTGCGCGAGTTCTGGGATTTGACGGGGAGCTTGTCTTTGACCATTCCAAACCGGATGGCACACCGCGCAAGCTGCTCGATGTCAGCCGTTTGCACGAGCTGGGCTGGCGACATACGACGGGTTTGGAGCAGGGAATTCGCCTGACCTGGGACTCTGTCAAAGATAAGCTCACGGACTAG
- a CDS encoding CAP domain-containing protein — MRFASSIRVKWWQHGRFGCAVVACALLATPFSLAQFNTDLINVDAHISGAEPVPNMEADITVAEQYLLAAANQERVSRGLTPLRLDASLLQASAQHAEQMAERDDISHQFAGEPDLEDRGADAGARFSLIAENVGEAPTSVILQNLWMNSPAHRANLLDPEVNAVGISIVQRGDELYAVEDFANTVAPLTLDQQEGAIAKVIAQKGLSVGDTSALARITCAMPSGYVGWRRPQVIMRYTASTLSDLPVELKAQLNSGKYHQALVGACSDQRRTSFTAYSIAVLLYP, encoded by the coding sequence ATGCGATTCGCCTCATCCATACGCGTGAAGTGGTGGCAGCATGGAAGGTTCGGCTGCGCCGTTGTGGCGTGTGCGCTGCTTGCGACGCCGTTTTCGCTCGCTCAGTTCAATACTGATTTGATTAATGTTGATGCGCATATTTCTGGCGCAGAGCCTGTCCCAAACATGGAGGCAGACATCACCGTGGCTGAGCAGTATTTGCTTGCCGCAGCCAATCAGGAGCGTGTCTCCCGAGGATTAACTCCGTTGCGCCTGGATGCGTCGCTGCTGCAGGCTTCGGCTCAACATGCAGAGCAAATGGCAGAGCGCGATGATATTTCACATCAGTTTGCAGGAGAGCCTGATCTTGAAGACCGCGGAGCAGATGCAGGCGCTCGATTCAGTCTGATCGCCGAAAATGTTGGAGAAGCACCGACTTCGGTGATTTTGCAAAACCTTTGGATGAATTCTCCGGCGCACCGCGCAAACCTGCTCGACCCGGAAGTAAATGCGGTAGGCATCTCGATCGTCCAGCGCGGAGATGAACTTTATGCGGTTGAGGATTTTGCCAACACCGTCGCTCCGCTGACACTGGATCAGCAGGAAGGCGCGATCGCAAAGGTCATCGCCCAAAAAGGGTTGTCCGTAGGAGATACCTCGGCACTGGCGCGGATTACCTGCGCGATGCCCAGCGGCTATGTTGGCTGGCGCAGGCCGCAGGTCATCATGCGGTATACGGCATCGACGCTGTCGGACCTGCCGGTGGAGCTTAAGGCACAGCTTAACTCAGGTAAGTACCACCAGGCGTTGGTGGGTGCTTGCTCTGATCAGCGCAGGACATCTTTCACGGCGTATAGCATTGCTGTGCTGCTCTATCCTTAG
- the larB gene encoding nickel pincer cofactor biosynthesis protein LarB: MTKASLLEILAQVQAGEISPQNATDRLATLPYEDIGHTRIDHHRALRTGLPEVIYAQGKSSAQTAEIFARMAAAGTDVLATRASEEIAEAVLAAVPAAVYHPQARAVTLKQSADKAREGHVAVVCAGTSDLTAAEEAAVTAELFHAQVTRLYDVGVAGLHRLLAVREQLADADVVIVCAGMEGALPSVVGGLVGVPVIAVPTSVGYGASFDGAAALLGMLNSCSPNVVVVNIDNGFGAAYTATMIARMAHRKRE, encoded by the coding sequence ATGACGAAGGCTTCGCTGCTGGAGATTCTCGCGCAGGTGCAGGCGGGTGAGATAAGTCCTCAGAACGCGACGGATCGTCTGGCGACGCTGCCGTATGAGGACATCGGGCATACGCGCATCGATCATCATCGCGCGCTGCGTACAGGGTTGCCTGAGGTGATCTACGCTCAGGGGAAATCTTCGGCGCAGACGGCGGAGATATTTGCGCGCATGGCTGCTGCCGGTACAGATGTGCTTGCCACCCGAGCCAGCGAAGAGATAGCTGAGGCAGTGCTGGCGGCGGTGCCTGCGGCTGTGTATCATCCGCAGGCGCGCGCCGTTACGTTGAAGCAATCTGCGGATAAGGCGCGTGAGGGGCATGTTGCAGTTGTCTGCGCTGGAACCAGCGATCTGACGGCGGCTGAAGAGGCTGCGGTGACGGCCGAGCTCTTCCATGCGCAGGTTACACGTCTCTACGACGTGGGTGTGGCCGGGCTGCACAGGCTGTTGGCTGTGCGCGAGCAGCTTGCGGACGCTGATGTTGTCATTGTCTGTGCGGGCATGGAGGGTGCGCTGCCTAGTGTGGTCGGTGGATTGGTTGGCGTGCCGGTGATTGCAGTCCCCACGTCGGTGGGCTATGGCGCGAGCTTCGATGGGGCGGCTGCGCTGCTGGGAATGCTGAATTCGTGCTCGCCGAATGTAGTGGTCGTGAATATCGACAATGGCTTCGGTGCGGCTTACACGGCTACGATGATCGCCAGGATGGCGCATCGTAAGCGTGAGTGA
- a CDS encoding dienelactone hydrolase family protein: MKLLTLALLVPFAAPVHAQDWAKSRLDASPRHHEYVTLHANGRNVQAFVVYPEVKQKTPVVIMIHEIFGQTDWAKEMADEVAAEGFIVVEPDLLSGHGPNGGGSSAFPSQEARVQAVSGLDPNEVNADLDAAADYAKTIPAANGKLVVAGFCWGGGKSFAFATHRHDLSAAFVFYGPPPSDLAAITAPVYGFYAGNDARISATVPDTTKAMKAAHKVYEPVIYDGAGHGFMRAGEAPDANEANKKAREEGFSRLIALLRKI; the protein is encoded by the coding sequence TTGAAGCTGCTTACCCTTGCTCTGCTCGTTCCATTTGCTGCGCCAGTTCATGCACAGGATTGGGCGAAGTCGCGGCTGGATGCGTCTCCTCGCCACCATGAGTACGTCACATTGCACGCCAATGGGCGCAACGTGCAGGCGTTTGTGGTTTATCCCGAGGTCAAACAGAAGACGCCTGTCGTCATTATGATTCATGAGATCTTTGGCCAGACTGACTGGGCAAAGGAGATGGCCGATGAGGTCGCGGCGGAGGGATTCATCGTGGTTGAACCCGACCTGCTCTCAGGGCACGGGCCGAATGGCGGTGGCTCCAGTGCGTTTCCTTCACAGGAGGCGAGGGTCCAGGCTGTCTCAGGCCTTGACCCGAACGAGGTGAATGCAGATCTCGATGCTGCTGCAGATTACGCAAAGACGATTCCGGCTGCTAACGGCAAGCTTGTTGTTGCAGGGTTCTGTTGGGGTGGCGGCAAGTCGTTTGCCTTTGCTACTCATCGGCACGATCTCTCGGCAGCGTTTGTTTTTTATGGGCCTCCACCGTCGGACCTGGCTGCGATTACCGCTCCTGTCTATGGGTTCTATGCGGGCAACGATGCGCGTATTTCAGCGACTGTGCCGGATACGACGAAGGCCATGAAGGCGGCGCACAAGGTTTATGAGCCAGTTATCTATGATGGGGCGGGGCATGGCTTCATGCGTGCGGGTGAGGCTCCTGATGCAAACGAAGCGAATAAGAAGGCGCGCGAGGAAGGCTTCAGCAGGCTGATTGCGTTGCTGCGAAAGATATAA